ACGTTGGGAAGAGGCTATAAGCTTTTGTATTACATGCGAATCAATAAATCTTGGTCAATTCTTTCCCCTGCATTTCTCCCCGCAGCTACTTTCTGGGCACACCAGAGCGTTTACCCTCCCAGCAGCACTTGTACCGCGTCTCCGCGCTGCCCGCTCGTCAGGGACAGGCGCTGCAGACGCCCGACTGCCTGACGTGCCCGGCATTGATGCAGCGCAACGATGGCTATGACGAGGGTCACACTAAGTCACCGCCAAAGCTGGTCACCGCATGGGACGATGATTGGGAGGACTCTGAGGAATCGGAGGCGCTGCCACCTTCGCCAGCCTTACCCGTGGAACAGCAGCGGCCGGGCCACGGGCATGGCACtgcaccaccaccaccaccgaGCGATTGCCTGTACCATGAGGCACAGTTTCCTTTGTCCTTGCGAGCGCGCTATGTGCTTATCGAGTGTCTGGGCCCGGTGGTGCCCAGCACCACCATCTACGGACTAAAGAATGCGGACGCACCGAAGGCTAAGCGGCAGAGTGATCCCCAGGAACAATtggaaacggaaacggaaaccgAAGCGCCCGATGAGCTTATTGAGCCCAAGTCCCAGTTTATGGAGCTGCTTTTCACGGTGCAGAATAATACGCGACTCAAGGAGAAAATGGCTAAAGTAGCGCTGCCGCAGGTGAAAACCTTTCCGGTGATGATCTCCGGCGGCTACCACGCCCAAGTGCGCCTCTATTTGCCGCCCGTGCTGCGCGAAGACGAGATCACACGCTATCCCACCATACTGCATGTTTACTCAGGGCCGGGCACTCAACTGGTTACAGATCGCTGGCACGTAGACTGGAACACATATTTGGCCGGCAACAAGGATTACATCGTGATTGAAATCGATGGTCGTGGCTCCTCAGGCCAGGGGTACCAGCTGCTTCACGAGGTATACAAGCGTCTGGGCAGCGTTGAGGTCTCCGATCAGCTGGAGGTCAGCGAATACTTGCGAGACAACTTACACTTTATTGATGCGCGTCGCATGGGCGTCTGGGGCTGGAGCTATGGCGGATACACAGCTGCCCTGGCTCTGGCTGGACAACAATCGATCTTTCAGTGTGGCATTAGTGTCTCGCCGGTGACCAATTGGAAGTTATACGGTACGTTTACCATCTCCCTAAGTCTCTCTCTTCTCGAAAACTGACCAGCAAACCAATTGGGAATTCCATTCACTTCCAGATTCTACCTATGCAGAACGGTTTTTGAGTTTCCCCAACGTAACCGACAACTACAAGGGCTACGAGGAAAGTGATCTCTCCAAGTATGTGGACAATCTGCGAGATCGTCAGTTCCTGCTGGTTCATGGCACTGCTGACGACAATGTTCACGTCCAGCAATCCATGGTTCTGGCTCGAGCTTTGACCAGCAAGGGAGTGCTCTACAAACAGCAGATATACCCAGATGAGGGACACAGCTTATCGGGTGTGAAGAGGCATCTGTATCGCTCGATGACCGCGTTTTTTGAGGATTGCTTCAAGAAACTGGTAAGTGCTTGCTCTAAAGGGTATGAACCCTTATAACactattttgtatatatactattcTACCAACTCTCCTACCATATCTCTCTATTTCTCCTGTTCTCAACCACCAAAACCCACCAACCAAtacgacaataacaacaaccaacattcatttcatttcgtacTCATTTGCCATATATACCATGTGCATATAAATCAACATTGTCATGATCTCTCGCGTAGCTcgatcaacaacagcaaaatcaAACAGATTCCATGGATTTCCTGGATTTTCATAGTTTCTATGGCGGTTAAATTTTGAATCAATATTTCCCCCTCAATGACAAGTACTAGGTACAGTCGCCGTTGTTATaaatcgtcgtcgttgttatTTGTTGTCCTTTGTAGACCTCTATATTTTTCGCTGTTTTCAATGCCTTCTTGGGGAACTCGAATTTGTAATCATTTTTCTTAGTTGCTTTTTAATTCAGTTATCACATATAGCTCTGATTTTGTATACACAATACACAATACTTGATTGATTTCTatgaaaaatcttttaataGCATGACTTTTTGCTAGTTATGTTTCCAATAAGACTATTTGAGATCtgatgtttttaattttaattgtaatgtctgacattaattttaaaacttgcATTCGATACGCTATAATAAAACATGTATTTATACAAAGAAAAGTAagttcaattacatttaattcgaatttaatttcaagatGTTGAGAAcagtatttaataataacaggTCAATCTCTAAAATGACATCACCTAGAGTTTtccttttaaaataaagtaaaattcaaaatttagaaaaatcgAATGATCTTTTCAGCATTAGTTAGGTAGCTATATGTGTGATAGCTACGTGTGTACGTTCTCAAATCAGCATTTCATTAATTAGAATTTTAtaagatttttttatttcagatAATTAGCTCATCAGCCATTAAATGTTCTAATAAAATTCTGATATTAGATGGCTGATGAACTAATTatcttaaatttcaaataataattttaataactgGGTTTTGTTAACACTaaaatttatacatacatatgttaacaTGCCGATTTTACTTTTAGTGTGCATCCCAAAATGTTGCGTTGCGCTTTAATAGAttgattaaacaaaaattcaaatattttcgaaaGTTTGCTTAATCATGTTTGTTTATTGCGACAGAGATGAAAGGAATTTATCAAATTCTTATTTTGCAACTTACTTTTTgcgtatacatacatatatcaaattgCAGATGACacaaaattaaacatattgcttacgtttttttttatttcgttgcaaaagttttgttctttgttctttctaagttgttgttgctgtttgtctCCTTATTCGTACGATGGCTATTTCTTGTCATTTTCCTTTTCATATGCAAGTTCTTCTTCAAGTTTTCTCTACATCcatttgttgtatttggttttttgttgttcattttcGTTGTTCAACTTCTTCGCCTTTgtctacttcttcttcttcttcatatttctctttttgttttcttcaatTTGATGCCACAAACCAATTGTTGGCCGTTTTGAACGCGTGTGTATGCgtgcgtatgtatgtgtgaacttgtgagtgtgtgtaagttTTTGGGgcttgttgttgatgttgtttgttGGGCACAATAATTCaatgtgttttctttttgtgggtgtaaacacacaagcacacttacatatacacacacactcaaacacctatagacacaaacacacatgctACTTTACCTGAATGTTGCTTATGCTTtgattgtgttttgtttttcactttactttacttaaCATAATGTCTCTGGCCGTATCAGATAAAGTCAGATTCAATGTGAAACTAACTCGTAAAAATTTGCTCCCTGCATATGTACAACAGGTGCCACCGGAGTCTAAGGCTGGCCTGGGCAGCGGCGGCGATAtgcagcagcaataaaaacaggaacaacaacaacaaaaacaacaacagcagcaacagcagcaacaataacataaaaatatgaCCATAAACATTTTTCTGATAACAGCAGCGGAAAGCATTCAACGAGAACCAAACGTGCGAGAAGAACGTTTAcgtaaattacattaaatgtaatttatcataaacaaacacacatacacacacaaactcacacaaaaacacgagcataaaaagaaagagaaaagagaCGCACAGCCAACAGTGATTGTCACATAAATAGAGccaaaatggcaacaacaaaacgtaaatggcattttgtataaaattaataaccagcaaaaataaatgcaaacaaaacgaaaaatcaACATGGTTGTGAATAACataactcacacacacgcacacgcacacgcacacacactaacacgtACACGGACACGCACACAACTACCAGAGCAAACTGGTCGAAATGAAAAGTGAGAAAAATACTTGGTCGCATATAACCATAAACGGAAGTGGGCGTTGTGGATGTGGCAACAGCCCcataatcaacaacaacaatgtctAAGTGTcgcatattttttgtatttcatattttatgcatttgttGCATAAATTTCCAATGCGTTTtacaaagagaaaaaatgaaattacgAAATATTGAAGTGCAAAGGTCGACAGGTGAACCAGCGACCAAACCATGAACTGGTCGGAGGTCGGAGGTCGCAGGTCGGAGATCGCTTTGCGGTTATCGTGGGATTGCCAAAAGTGTGTACAGAGAGTCTCATTTGAGTTGTAGAGGAAATCACTAtcataaatcaatttacaaacatttgaaaagcaatttaaatgccaTTTTCTGTTGGCAATGCGactaaaatgcattttaaatgcagatAACTTAAATAGATGATCTACctttattatttatggctttcttttgtaaatttatattgcacaataataataaattaaaataaattcaattaggtaagctaataaaatagttgaaaattCTGTTGTGTTTTTGCTCAAAATGAACAAAGAATTGCTCATACAATTATGTAGAAATatcttatatatttaaaaaatatatgtaatttcCTTTACATTTCTGTGAACACCAATCGAGATTTACTTAAGATGACTGCAAATTGTGAATCTTTGAAAATTTctatgaaatcaaaaaaattgaaaacaatgcgacaaaatgcaaaataattgaaagcaATAGTAAATACAGTAAAATATGCACAAACTTATtaaatagacagagagagagatggccaaagaaaattataatttgatttgcaaataAGTGAAAAAATCACAAAGAAAAAGTACGTTATGCATGTAAGTAGcgcaataataattaatatattgaatatttaaatagttatttgAATTCAGTTCGTGTTAATTGCAACAACTTCGCAATGAAGGGCAAACCAAAAAGTACATTTCTAAATGAGCatagtaaaagaaaaatacaaataaagcGAGTCCCCTAAAATTGTCTAGATAATTAAGTGAAAAATCAAACTAAACATACATTAAATACAAGTAAAAATGAGAAACGAAAAGGTCAA
This DNA window, taken from Drosophila nasuta strain 15112-1781.00 chromosome 2L, ASM2355853v1, whole genome shotgun sequence, encodes the following:
- the LOC132792360 gene encoding uncharacterized protein LOC132792360 isoform X2 produces the protein MTRVRRIVLVSSNPNQRNWRGILIALLVIIIVLALIVTSVVLLTPPDEGPRVKGQRIKLQDIVDGLYIPQRANGSWIDAEEFLYQDHLGRICLLNAANRTERVLMSNMTFKTLAPFSFSLSPDKRYLLLAQNVAKLFRHSYLAQYTLYDIHTSETVKLRNNQLQDEWPYMHYARFTGAGNALIWVFNYDIYYRQEVRATHIYRITHDAVPGVVYNGIPDWLYEEEILHANNAVWVSDNGQLLLFGSFNDTNVLEQHFAWYGTTSAGPAGGSGTGGSGSSGGGGGGTGTGGGGDSGNTAGGANPHANLYPEIRSLRYPKPGTQNPTVKLRVADLTDPQKIHITDLKPPKIIQNEDHYFSSASWVSATEIAVVWLNRPQNISVVSVCRSPSFACIETHRVSGDGRGWVDTVSVPLFAANASLYVAISPLRDGSFGYFRHIVHVDIDNNRVLPLTHGPYEVNRLLHWDQLDNWIYFLGTPERLPSQQHLYRVSALPARQGQALQTPDCLTCPALMQRNDGYDEGHTKSPPKLVTAWDDDWEDSEESEALPPSPALPVEQQRPGHGHGTAPPPPPSDCLYHEAQFPLSLRARYVLIECLGPVVPSTTIYGLKNADAPKAKRQSDPQEQLETETETEAPDELIEPKSQFMELLFTVQNNTRLKEKMAKVALPQVKTFPVMISGGYHAQVRLYLPPVLREDEITRYPTILHVYSGPGTQLVTDRWHVDWNTYLAGNKDYIVIEIDGRGSSGQGYQLLHEVYKRLGSVEVSDQLEVSEYLRDNLHFIDARRMGVWGWSYGGYTAALALAGQQSIFQCGISVSPVTNWKLYDSTYAERFLSFPNVTDNYKGYEESDLSKYVDNLRDRQFLLVHGTADDNVHVQQSMVLARALTSKGVLYKQQIYPDEGHSLSGVKRHLYRSMTAFFEDCFKKLLDQQQQNQTDSMDFLDFHSFYGG
- the LOC132792360 gene encoding uncharacterized protein LOC132792360 isoform X3 codes for the protein MPEQDNYDDELVSSNPNQRNWRGILIALLVIIIVLALIVTSVVLLTPPDEGPRVKGQRIKLQDIVDGLYIPQRANGSWIDAEEFLYQDHLGRICLLNAANRTERVLMSNMTFKTLAPFSFSLSPDKRYLLLAQNVAKLFRHSYLAQYTLYDIHTSETVKLRNNQLQDEWPYMHYARFTGAGNALIWVFNYDIYYRQEVRATHIYRITHDAVPGVVYNGIPDWLYEEEILHANNAVWVSDNGQLLLFGSFNDTNVLEQHFAWYGTTSAGPAGGSGTGGSGSSGGGGGGTGTGGGGDSGNTAGGANPHANLYPEIRSLRYPKPGTQNPTVKLRVADLTDPQKIHITDLKPPKIIQNEDHYFSSASWVSATEIAVVWLNRPQNISVVSVCRSPSFACIETHRVSGDGRGWVDTVSVPLFAANASLYVAISPLRDGSFGYFRHIVHVDIDNNRVLPLTHGPYEVNRLLHWDQLDNWIYFLGTPERLPSQQHLYRVSALPARQGQALQTPDCLTCPALMQRNDGYDEGHTKSPPKLVTAWDDDWEDSEESEALPPSPALPVEQQRPGHGHGTAPPPPPSDCLYHEAQFPLSLRARYVLIECLGPVVPSTTIYGLKNADAPKAKRQSDPQEQLETETETEAPDELIEPKSQFMELLFTVQNNTRLKEKMAKVALPQVKTFPVMISGGYHAQVRLYLPPVLREDEITRYPTILHVYSGPGTQLVTDRWHVDWNTYLAGNKDYIVIEIDGRGSSGQGYQLLHEVYKRLGSVEVSDQLEVSEYLRDNLHFIDARRMGVWGWSYGGYTAALALAGQQSIFQCGISVSPVTNWKLYDSTYAERFLSFPNVTDNYKGYEESDLSKYVDNLRDRQFLLVHGTADDNVHVQQSMVLARALTSKGVLYKQQIYPDEGHSLSGVKRHLYRSMTAFFEDCFKKLVPPESKAGLGSGGDMQQQ
- the LOC132792360 gene encoding uncharacterized protein LOC132792360 isoform X1; the encoded protein is MPEQDNYDDELVSSNPNQRNWRGILIALLVIIIVLALIVTSVVLLTPPDEGPRVKGQRIKLQDIVDGLYIPQRANGSWIDAEEFLYQDHLGRICLLNAANRTERVLMSNMTFKTLAPFSFSLSPDKRYLLLAQNVAKLFRHSYLAQYTLYDIHTSETVKLRNNQLQDEWPYMHYARFTGAGNALIWVFNYDIYYRQEVRATHIYRITHDAVPGVVYNGIPDWLYEEEILHANNAVWVSDNGQLLLFGSFNDTNVLEQHFAWYGTTSAGPAGGSGTGGSGSSGGGGGGTGTGGGGDSGNTAGGANPHANLYPEIRSLRYPKPGTQNPTVKLRVADLTDPQKIHITDLKPPKIIQNEDHYFSSASWVSATEIAVVWLNRPQNISVVSVCRSPSFACIETHRVSGDGRGWVDTVSVPLFAANASLYVAISPLRDGSFGYFRHIVHVDIDNNRVLPLTHGPYEVNRLLHWDQLDNWIYFLGTPERLPSQQHLYRVSALPARQGQALQTPDCLTCPALMQRNDGYDEGHTKSPPKLVTAWDDDWEDSEESEALPPSPALPVEQQRPGHGHGTAPPPPPSDCLYHEAQFPLSLRARYVLIECLGPVVPSTTIYGLKNADAPKAKRQSDPQEQLETETETEAPDELIEPKSQFMELLFTVQNNTRLKEKMAKVALPQVKTFPVMISGGYHAQVRLYLPPVLREDEITRYPTILHVYSGPGTQLVTDRWHVDWNTYLAGNKDYIVIEIDGRGSSGQGYQLLHEVYKRLGSVEVSDQLEVSEYLRDNLHFIDARRMGVWGWSYGGYTAALALAGQQSIFQCGISVSPVTNWKLYDSTYAERFLSFPNVTDNYKGYEESDLSKYVDNLRDRQFLLVHGTADDNVHVQQSMVLARALTSKGVLYKQQIYPDEGHSLSGVKRHLYRSMTAFFEDCFKKLLDQQQQNQTDSMDFLDFHSFYGG